From the genome of Streptococcus marmotae, one region includes:
- the purC gene encoding phosphoribosylaminoimidazolesuccinocarboxamide synthase, protein MKQSLLYSGKAKDLYATENDEVIVAVYKDQATALNGLKKEQVLGKGQLNNQISSLIFEKLNRAGIATHFLEKLSDTEQLNKKVAIIPLEVVLRNYTAGSFSKRFGVTEGLKLVEPIVEFYYKKDELDDPFINDEHVAFLDIASTEELAYIKAETRKINQLLIEWFAAIGLTLIDFKLEFGKDRNGKIILADEFSPDNCRLWDAEGHHMDKDVFRRGLGNMTDVYQIVWEKLQELD, encoded by the coding sequence ATGAAACAATCATTGTTATATTCGGGAAAAGCTAAGGATCTGTATGCAACAGAGAATGATGAGGTGATTGTTGCAGTGTATAAGGACCAGGCGACGGCCTTAAATGGGTTAAAAAAGGAACAAGTGCTTGGTAAGGGGCAATTGAATAATCAGATTTCGTCTTTGATTTTTGAAAAATTAAATCGAGCAGGAATTGCCACTCACTTTTTAGAAAAACTATCAGATACGGAGCAACTGAATAAAAAAGTGGCGATTATCCCGCTAGAAGTAGTATTGCGAAATTATACAGCGGGCTCATTTTCAAAGCGCTTTGGTGTGACAGAAGGGCTCAAGTTGGTAGAGCCAATTGTAGAATTTTATTACAAGAAAGATGAGCTAGATGACCCTTTTATCAATGATGAACATGTAGCTTTTCTGGATATTGCTTCAACCGAAGAACTTGCTTATATCAAGGCAGAAACGAGGAAAATCAATCAATTATTGATAGAGTGGTTTGCAGCTATTGGCTTGACCTTGATTGATTTCAAGCTGGAATTTGGGAAGGATCGGAATGGCAAGATTATTTTAGCAGATGAATTTTCTCCAGATAATTGTAGGCTCTGGGATGCCGAAGGACACCATATGGATAAGGATGTTTTTCGCCGTGGGCTAGGAAATATGACGGATGTGTATCAAATTGTATGGGAAAAATTACAGGAGTTGGACTAA
- a CDS encoding phosphopantetheine-binding protein — protein MTKEEIYQRMEEILIEEKGEGLELRPDLMVTEELAEDSVEVMELVLTLEDEFQITIPDEAIEGFETLADIVDYIEQRVD, from the coding sequence GTGACTAAAGAAGAAATTTATCAGAGAATGGAAGAAATTCTGATAGAAGAAAAAGGTGAAGGCCTTGAGCTTCGTCCTGATTTAATGGTTACTGAGGAGTTAGCAGAAGATTCTGTTGAAGTTATGGAGCTTGTGTTGACCTTGGAAGATGAGTTTCAGATTACTATTCCAGATGAAGCCATTGAAGGATTTGAGACGCTGGCAGATATTGTTGATTATATTGAACAGCGAGTGGATTAA